In the genome of Natranaerobius trueperi, one region contains:
- a CDS encoding VanW family protein, which translates to MKFSNLTKKQKIYCGICLVVFLCIILVISLDFGYRMTYSNKYNPSTFLAGKQVQGLNYEEGNKLIEEKITEIKNKDISLIYDDYRLETSFEELGIHWSKDKTHKELISEEMSFGKGIKHILGLYEDESEIKLQFKKDETTLDKILKKVSDDISKNPKDAQFKVDNLEQKVRIIPHEEGYELDKKQSKDNILDKLELVSEGKLETEQLDFELTTRKVPVDKTSDDLKAMNLDSVIGSFATSFSANEDENRVANISLAADYINETLIKPKEQFSFNETVGPINKENGYKTSSIIVDGEFVDGVGGGVCQVSSTVYNSVLKTGIEPVERYPHGRPVGYVGLGRDATVAYDYLDLVVENTLENPILFSAFVDENEIQIDVFGSEQDYNYTVQKTDYTELQPEKKYKYQSKDGIKEKISKSEKDTIISEYLDKEDIKKEQKNLEQLDIDGLIIEKLNSGRTGHKIDVWLVKKKEQQEIDKQHLSTDVYPSEKKVYLLKEE; encoded by the coding sequence ATGAAGTTTAGTAATTTGACTAAAAAACAAAAAATATATTGTGGTATTTGTTTGGTGGTTTTTTTATGCATAATTTTAGTAATTTCATTAGATTTTGGTTATCGAATGACATATAGTAATAAATATAATCCGAGTACATTTTTAGCAGGAAAGCAGGTTCAGGGATTAAATTATGAAGAAGGGAACAAATTAATAGAAGAAAAAATAACAGAAATCAAAAATAAAGATATTTCACTAATATATGATGATTATCGTTTAGAAACAAGCTTCGAAGAGTTAGGTATTCATTGGTCTAAAGACAAGACTCATAAAGAACTGATAAGTGAAGAAATGAGTTTTGGAAAAGGGATAAAACATATACTTGGTTTGTATGAAGATGAATCTGAAATTAAGTTACAGTTTAAAAAAGATGAGACAACTTTGGATAAGATACTTAAAAAAGTAAGTGATGATATAAGTAAAAACCCTAAAGATGCACAATTTAAAGTAGATAATTTAGAACAAAAAGTGAGAATTATCCCCCATGAAGAAGGGTATGAGCTTGATAAAAAACAAAGTAAAGATAATATATTAGATAAGTTGGAATTAGTCTCAGAAGGTAAATTAGAAACAGAGCAATTAGACTTTGAATTAACAACAAGAAAAGTTCCTGTCGATAAAACATCGGATGACCTAAAAGCCATGAATTTAGATAGTGTGATCGGCTCCTTTGCCACTAGCTTTTCTGCAAATGAAGATGAAAACAGGGTCGCGAATATATCATTAGCAGCAGATTATATCAATGAAACCTTGATTAAACCAAAAGAACAATTTTCTTTTAATGAAACTGTTGGACCTATAAATAAAGAAAATGGATATAAAACTTCGTCGATAATAGTTGATGGCGAGTTTGTTGATGGTGTGGGCGGGGGAGTATGTCAAGTTTCTTCTACAGTATATAATTCAGTATTAAAAACTGGGATTGAACCTGTTGAACGCTATCCACATGGTAGACCTGTTGGTTATGTTGGTTTAGGGCGGGATGCTACAGTTGCATATGATTATCTAGATTTAGTAGTAGAAAACACCTTAGAAAATCCAATACTGTTTTCGGCGTTTGTAGATGAAAATGAGATCCAAATTGATGTTTTTGGTAGTGAACAAGATTATAACTATACTGTACAAAAAACAGATTATACAGAGTTACAACCAGAAAAAAAATATAAGTATCAGTCAAAAGATGGTATCAAAGAAAAGATATCTAAAAGTGAGAAGGATACGATTATATCTGAGTACTTAGATAAAGAAGACATCAAAAAAGAACAAAAAAATCTTGAACAACTTGATATTGATGGCCTCATTATAGAAAAACTTAATAGTGGAAGAACAGGTCATAAAATTGATGTTTGGTTAGTTAAGAAAAAAGAGCAACAAGAAATAGATAAACAACATTTATCAACAGATGTTTATCCATCTGAAAAAAAAGTATATCTATTAAAAGAAGAGTAA
- a CDS encoding sodium ion-translocating decarboxylase subunit beta encodes MVLEQISEFLETTAFYHLSFPKLIMIIIACFLLYLAIAKKYEPLLLVPISFGMLLVNIPLGGIMEEGGLLYYLYKPVEWGVYPPLIFLGVGAMTDFGPLIANPKTFLLGAAAQFGIFLAFLISLFVGFTPAEAGSIGIIGGADGPTAIFTASQLAPELLGSVAIAAYAYMALVPIIQPPIMKLLTTEDERKIVMEQLRPVSKKEKILFPIVVAILTIFLIPSAIPLLGMLMFGNLLKESGVTDRLSNAAQNELNNIVVIFLGLTVGATAHADSFLRMETIKIIVLGLFAFAIGTTVGVLLGKLMSRLTGGKINPLIGAAGVSAVPMAARVTQSVGSEANPNNFLIMHAMGPNVAGVIGSAIAAGILLAML; translated from the coding sequence ATGGTTTTAGAACAAATCTCTGAATTCTTAGAAACCACTGCTTTCTACCATCTTAGTTTCCCTAAGCTGATAATGATAATTATAGCTTGTTTTTTACTTTATTTAGCAATTGCAAAGAAATATGAACCTTTACTTCTTGTGCCAATTAGTTTCGGTATGTTACTTGTTAATATACCACTAGGTGGAATCATGGAAGAAGGAGGATTATTATACTACTTATATAAACCTGTAGAATGGGGTGTTTATCCACCACTAATCTTTCTAGGTGTGGGAGCTATGACAGACTTTGGTCCTCTAATAGCAAACCCCAAGACGTTTCTATTAGGTGCCGCAGCCCAGTTTGGTATATTTTTAGCCTTTTTAATATCTCTATTTGTAGGTTTTACTCCAGCAGAAGCTGGTTCTATAGGAATTATAGGGGGTGCTGATGGTCCAACGGCTATTTTCACAGCAAGTCAATTAGCACCTGAGTTATTAGGTTCTGTAGCCATTGCAGCCTATGCCTACATGGCTTTAGTACCAATCATCCAACCTCCTATTATGAAGCTGTTAACAACAGAAGATGAGCGAAAAATTGTTATGGAACAGCTTAGGCCTGTAAGTAAAAAGGAAAAGATCCTCTTTCCAATAGTAGTAGCTATATTAACTATTTTCTTAATACCTTCAGCTATTCCATTGTTAGGAATGTTGATGTTTGGAAATTTACTAAAAGAAAGTGGAGTTACTGATAGATTAAGTAATGCTGCACAGAATGAGTTAAATAACATAGTAGTTATTTTCTTGGGTTTAACAGTTGGGGCTACGGCTCATGCTGATAGCTTTTTACGAATGGAAACGATAAAAATAATAGTACTAGGTCTTTTTGCATTTGCAATAGGAACTACAGTAGGAGTACTTTTAGGGAAATTAATGAGTAGATTAACAGGAGGAAAGATAAATCCTCTTATCGGAGCAGCAGGGGTATCAGCAGTACCAATGGCAGCTCGAGTTACTCAATCAGTAGGTAGTGAGGCAAATCCAAACAACTTTTTAATTATGCATGCTATGGGTCCAAATGTAGCAGGTGTTATTGGTTCGGCAATTGCCGCTGGGATTTTACTTGCAATGCTTTAG
- a CDS encoding biotin/lipoyl-containing protein produces the protein MKKFRVTVQGETYEVEVEEVSEEANTPSEPVKKTEPKKQPAPQPSKPKESKKEDKSVAGGNTITAPIAGNVLDVKVSPGDQIDNGQVVMILEAMKMENEISAESSGTVKEVKVEKGATVNSGDILIVLE, from the coding sequence GTGAAAAAATTTCGTGTGACAGTTCAAGGTGAAACTTATGAGGTAGAAGTAGAAGAGGTTTCTGAAGAGGCAAATACACCTTCAGAACCAGTAAAGAAAACTGAACCAAAAAAGCAACCAGCACCTCAACCCTCTAAACCTAAAGAATCTAAAAAAGAAGATAAATCTGTTGCTGGCGGTAATACAATTACCGCACCTATCGCTGGAAACGTTTTAGATGTTAAAGTTTCACCAGGAGATCAAATAGATAATGGGCAGGTAGTTATGATACTCGAAGCTATGAAAATGGAAAATGAAATATCAGCTGAAAGTTCTGGTACAGTAAAAGAAGTGAAAGTTGAAAAAGGAGCAACAGTGAACTCAGGCGATATATTAATCGTCTTAGAATAG
- a CDS encoding OadG family protein: MGIDMETLNQGLQVTFLGFSVVLIALFMLFLIMILFGKIFNPESKKQEPQIEQQETKSSEQKQEIDEQESEPSPQVVAAISAAISLALGDKDSSFRITSIRPINRPVNSSWKFMSKKAQMEATPNNKK; the protein is encoded by the coding sequence ATGGGTATTGATATGGAAACTTTGAATCAGGGGTTACAGGTTACTTTCCTAGGCTTTTCTGTAGTACTTATTGCTCTATTTATGTTATTTCTCATTATGATTCTGTTTGGTAAAATCTTTAATCCAGAATCAAAAAAGCAAGAACCTCAAATTGAACAACAAGAAACTAAATCTAGTGAACAAAAACAAGAAATTGACGAGCAGGAAAGTGAACCTTCTCCTCAGGTTGTAGCTGCAATTTCTGCTGCAATCTCATTAGCTTTAGGAGATAAAGATTCAAGTTTTAGGATTACAAGTATAAGGCCTATTAATAGGCCAGTAAATTCTTCATGGAAATTCATGAGTAAGAAAGCTCAAATGGAAGCTACACCTAATAATAAGAAGTAA
- a CDS encoding acyl-CoA carboxylase subunit beta — MANDEFSKLEILQKEKEKIHQGGGENRIAKQHEKGKMSARERIDNFLDDGSFAELNAFVKHRQTQLGMDKKEAPGEGVVTGYGTVEGRLVYVYAQDFTVLGGTLGEMHAYKICNVMDQAAKVGAPLIGLNDSGGARIQEGVDALKGYGNIFYRNTIYSGVIPQISAIMGPCAGGAVYSPALTDFVFMVRDTSQMFITGPSVIKTVTGEEVTFEELGGADAHNTKSGVGHFATDDDKDCLDSIRELLQFLPSNNMEEPPVFEPSDDPNRKEEDLKDLIPENPNKPYDVRKVITRVVDDNYFFEVQESYAKNIVIGFARLNGRTVGVVANQPSHLAGCLDINASDKGARFIRYCDSFNIPLITFQDVPGYLPGTAQEHGGIIRHGAKLLYAYSEATVPKLTVILRKSYGGSYIAMCSKSLMADVVYAYPSAEIAVMGPEGAANIIFKKEIENSDDPEQTRQEKIDEYREQFANPYVAASRGRVDDIIDPRETRPRLIYALETLDNKREERPAKKHGNFPV, encoded by the coding sequence ATGGCAAACGATGAATTTTCAAAACTTGAAATATTACAAAAAGAAAAAGAAAAGATTCACCAAGGTGGAGGAGAAAACCGAATAGCTAAACAACATGAAAAAGGTAAAATGTCTGCAAGGGAAAGAATTGATAATTTTTTAGATGATGGAAGTTTTGCTGAGCTAAACGCTTTTGTAAAGCATCGACAAACTCAATTAGGAATGGATAAAAAAGAAGCCCCAGGAGAGGGTGTTGTAACAGGATATGGTACCGTTGAAGGACGATTAGTTTATGTTTATGCTCAAGATTTTACTGTTTTAGGTGGTACCTTAGGTGAGATGCATGCATATAAGATATGTAATGTTATGGATCAAGCAGCAAAAGTTGGTGCACCTTTAATTGGACTTAATGATTCAGGTGGAGCACGTATACAAGAAGGTGTAGATGCTTTAAAAGGGTACGGTAATATATTCTATAGAAATACTATTTATTCAGGTGTGATACCTCAAATTTCTGCAATTATGGGACCTTGTGCAGGAGGAGCAGTTTATTCACCGGCTCTTACCGATTTTGTGTTTATGGTAAGAGATACAAGTCAAATGTTTATTACAGGTCCTTCTGTAATAAAAACTGTTACTGGTGAAGAAGTAACCTTTGAGGAACTAGGTGGAGCTGATGCACATAATACCAAAAGTGGAGTAGGACATTTTGCCACAGATGATGATAAAGACTGTTTAGATAGTATAAGAGAATTATTACAGTTCTTACCTTCTAATAATATGGAAGAACCACCTGTCTTTGAACCTAGTGATGATCCAAATAGAAAAGAAGAAGATTTAAAAGACTTAATCCCAGAAAATCCGAACAAACCTTATGATGTTAGAAAAGTTATCACTCGTGTTGTAGATGATAATTACTTTTTTGAAGTTCAAGAAAGCTATGCTAAAAATATAGTGATTGGTTTTGCTAGATTAAATGGTAGAACTGTTGGGGTAGTTGCTAATCAGCCTTCTCATTTAGCAGGTTGTTTAGATATTAATGCTTCTGATAAAGGGGCGCGCTTTATTAGATATTGTGATTCATTCAATATTCCTTTAATTACATTCCAAGACGTACCTGGTTACTTACCGGGAACTGCTCAAGAACATGGAGGAATTATACGACATGGAGCTAAATTACTATATGCATATTCAGAAGCTACAGTACCAAAGTTAACTGTAATTCTTCGTAAGTCTTATGGTGGATCATACATAGCAATGTGCTCAAAATCGTTAATGGCTGATGTCGTGTATGCTTACCCTTCTGCAGAAATTGCTGTTATGGGACCTGAAGGTGCAGCAAATATCATATTTAAAAAAGAAATCGAAAACTCAGATGACCCTGAACAAACTCGTCAAGAGAAGATTGATGAATATAGAGAACAATTTGCTAATCCATATGTTGCAGCATCACGAGGAAGGGTTGATGATATTATAGATCCAAGAGAAACACGTCCTAGATTGATCTATGCTTTAGAAACCCTAGATAATAAAAGAGAAGAACGACCAGCGAAAAAGCATGGAAACTTTCCTGTCTAG
- the mce gene encoding methylmalonyl-CoA epimerase, translating to MVNKVDHIGIAVKDLEKALEFYENNLDINSVGTEEVEEQKVKVAFLPIGDTKIELLEGMTEDSPINKFIDKKGAGVQHIAFRVDDIEKRLQELKDQGIRLIDETPRYGAGGARIAFVHPKSTGGTLIELCERK from the coding sequence ATGGTTAATAAAGTTGACCATATTGGAATTGCTGTGAAAGATCTCGAGAAAGCTTTAGAATTTTATGAGAATAATCTAGATATAAATTCTGTTGGAACTGAAGAAGTAGAAGAGCAAAAAGTAAAAGTTGCTTTTCTACCTATAGGAGATACAAAAATTGAATTATTAGAAGGAATGACAGAGGATAGTCCAATAAATAAATTTATAGATAAAAAGGGTGCTGGTGTACAGCATATAGCTTTTAGAGTTGATGATATTGAGAAACGTTTACAAGAGTTAAAAGATCAGGGTATTAGACTTATAGATGAGACTCCTAGATATGGAGCGGGTGGTGCTAGAATAGCTTTTGTTCATCCGAAAAGTACTGGTGGAACTTTGATTGAACTTTGTGAAAGAAAATAA
- a CDS encoding cobalamin B12-binding domain-containing protein, producing the protein MLTVTPIRVVVGKPGLDGHDRGAKFIARALRDAGMEVIYTGLRQTPDQIVSIALQEDAKVLALSCLSGAHNELFPKIVSLLKEHDAEDILVLGGGVIPEDDIPYLKEQGVSEVFTPGTTSNDIIEFIKNNVSKEGA; encoded by the coding sequence ATGTTAACAGTGACACCTATAAGAGTTGTTGTTGGAAAACCAGGGTTAGATGGTCATGATAGGGGGGCAAAATTCATAGCAAGAGCCCTAAGAGATGCTGGTATGGAGGTTATCTATACTGGACTTAGGCAAACCCCTGACCAAATTGTTTCAATTGCATTACAAGAAGATGCTAAGGTATTAGCATTAAGCTGTTTATCTGGAGCTCATAATGAGTTGTTTCCAAAGATTGTTTCATTATTAAAAGAACACGATGCAGAGGATATTTTGGTTTTAGGTGGTGGAGTTATACCAGAAGATGATATTCCATATTTGAAAGAACAAGGCGTATCCGAAGTATTTACTCCTGGGACAACAAGTAATGATATTATAGAATTTATTAAAAATAATGTTTCAAAGGAGGGTGCTTAA
- a CDS encoding acyl-CoA mutase large subunit family protein: protein MSENKNKLREELENWKNGTLKKALDRFPERREEFKTNSDIHVDPLYTPLNEEDYIENLGFPGEYPFTRGVQPTMYRGKFWTMRQYAGFASAEETNRRFKYLLEQGQTGLSVAFDLPTQIGYDSDHPMAHGEVGKVGVAVDTLEDLEILFDKIPLDKVSTSMTINAPAAVLLAMYIAIGEKQGISKEKLAGTIQNDILKEYIARGTYIFPPEPSMRLITDIIKYCSKEVPRWNTISISGYHIREAGSNAIQEIAFTIANGLAYVDAALESGLDIDEFAPRLSFFFNSHLDFFEEIAKFRAARRLWAKLMKERYGAKNPKSMKMRFHTQTAGCTLTAQQPNNNVVRVTLQALAAVLGGTQSLHTNSRDEALSLPTEESVQIALRTQQIIANESGAADTVDPIGGSYYVENLTNKLEQEAQELINKIDDLGGAPKAIDQGFIQKEIQDSAYEWQKSVEDKEQIIVGLNEFKVEEELNLSTHKVDEKVADAQKNKLEKIREKRDNKTVEDCLNKLQDAAEGTDNLMPYIIKAVKEYATLGEICGALRETFGEYEADSYI from the coding sequence TTGTCCGAAAACAAAAATAAATTGAGAGAAGAGTTAGAAAACTGGAAAAATGGTACTTTAAAGAAAGCTTTAGATCGATTCCCAGAAAGAAGAGAGGAGTTTAAAACAAACTCTGATATTCATGTAGATCCACTATATACTCCTCTTAATGAAGAAGATTATATAGAAAATTTAGGGTTTCCAGGAGAATATCCATTTACCCGTGGAGTACAGCCAACAATGTATAGGGGTAAATTCTGGACTATGAGACAATATGCAGGTTTTGCGTCTGCAGAAGAGACTAATAGACGTTTTAAATATCTTTTAGAACAAGGTCAAACTGGTTTGAGTGTTGCTTTTGATTTACCTACTCAAATAGGTTACGATTCTGATCATCCTATGGCCCATGGAGAGGTTGGGAAAGTAGGAGTAGCCGTAGATACTTTAGAGGATTTAGAAATTTTATTTGATAAAATTCCTTTAGATAAGGTTAGTACTTCAATGACAATCAATGCACCAGCGGCAGTATTATTAGCTATGTATATTGCAATTGGGGAAAAACAAGGTATATCTAAAGAAAAACTTGCAGGTACGATTCAGAATGATATTTTAAAAGAATACATAGCTAGAGGTACTTACATATTTCCACCAGAGCCTTCTATGAGGTTAATTACAGACATTATTAAGTATTGTAGTAAAGAAGTACCACGTTGGAATACAATAAGTATTAGTGGTTATCATATCCGTGAGGCTGGAAGTAATGCAATTCAAGAAATAGCGTTTACTATAGCAAACGGACTAGCTTATGTTGATGCTGCATTAGAAAGTGGTCTTGATATTGACGAGTTTGCACCTAGACTTTCATTTTTCTTTAATTCCCATTTGGACTTTTTTGAAGAAATTGCAAAGTTCAGAGCTGCAAGAAGACTATGGGCAAAACTGATGAAAGAACGTTATGGAGCGAAAAACCCTAAGAGTATGAAAATGCGCTTTCATACACAAACAGCAGGGTGTACTTTAACAGCACAACAACCAAATAATAATGTTGTAAGAGTAACACTGCAGGCTTTAGCAGCTGTACTTGGAGGAACACAGTCTCTTCATACTAATTCACGAGATGAGGCCCTATCTTTACCAACTGAAGAATCAGTTCAAATAGCTTTAAGAACTCAACAAATTATTGCAAATGAAAGCGGTGCGGCAGATACTGTTGATCCTATTGGTGGTAGTTACTATGTAGAAAATTTAACTAATAAACTCGAACAAGAGGCTCAAGAGCTAATAAATAAGATCGATGATTTAGGTGGAGCGCCTAAAGCGATTGATCAAGGTTTTATACAAAAAGAAATACAAGATAGTGCTTATGAATGGCAAAAATCTGTAGAGGATAAAGAACAAATTATAGTCGGGTTGAATGAGTTTAAAGTTGAAGAAGAATTAAACTTAAGCACTCACAAAGTAGATGAAAAAGTTGCTGATGCTCAGAAAAATAAATTAGAGAAGATTCGAGAGAAGCGGGATAATAAAACTGTCGAGGATTGCTTAAATAAATTACAAGATGCGGCTGAAGGAACTGATAATTTAATGCCTTATATAATTAAAGCTGTTAAGGAATATGCAACATTAGGTGAAATTTGTGGTGCATTAAGAGAGACTTTCGGTGAATATGAAGCGGATAGTTATATTTAA
- a CDS encoding Glu/Leu/Phe/Val family dehydrogenase — translation MSENTNVYQIVQQQIKEAVDMLGLDYTVFEMLKQPQNVLEVSFPVKMDDGSIKVFRGIRSQHCDVLGPFKGGLRFHPTVEMDEAKALSMWMTFKCAVVGVPYGGAKGGIECNPKEMSQGELERLSRGFIKNVANFIGPEKDIPAPDVYTNPQVMAWMMDEFSKVRGYNNFGIMTGKPINIGGSKGRSEATGRGCVYVTREAVKELGWNMKDMKVVVQGFGNAGSIAAKLLYDMGATIVATNDSVSGVYSEEGVNPYELEKYKKETGSVKNYPGTENVTNSELLTLECDILIPAALENQLTQANASDIKAKIIAEAANGPTTPEADKILFEKGVITLPDILANAGGVTVSYFEWVQNLQNFYWTEDEVNNRMEEMMVDAFKSCYKTRESYDVHMRTAAYLLAVQRLADAMKTRGWLN, via the coding sequence ATGTCAGAAAATACTAATGTGTATCAGATAGTTCAGCAGCAGATTAAAGAAGCGGTGGATATGTTAGGACTTGATTATACTGTCTTTGAAATGCTCAAACAGCCTCAAAATGTATTAGAAGTTTCATTCCCTGTTAAAATGGATGATGGATCAATTAAAGTTTTTCGCGGTATAAGGTCACAACATTGTGATGTATTAGGTCCTTTTAAAGGTGGTTTACGGTTCCATCCTACAGTAGAAATGGATGAAGCTAAAGCATTGTCTATGTGGATGACATTTAAGTGTGCAGTAGTAGGGGTTCCGTATGGTGGTGCAAAAGGTGGAATAGAGTGTAATCCAAAAGAAATGAGTCAAGGTGAATTAGAACGTTTAAGTAGAGGATTTATAAAAAATGTAGCTAATTTTATTGGGCCGGAAAAAGATATTCCTGCACCAGACGTTTATACAAACCCACAAGTTATGGCATGGATGATGGATGAATTTAGTAAAGTCAGAGGTTATAATAACTTTGGAATTATGACTGGTAAACCTATAAATATTGGAGGTTCAAAAGGTCGTTCAGAAGCTACTGGAAGAGGATGTGTGTATGTAACTCGTGAGGCTGTTAAAGAATTAGGCTGGAATATGAAAGATATGAAAGTTGTAGTGCAAGGATTCGGTAATGCAGGTAGTATAGCAGCAAAACTGTTATATGATATGGGAGCAACTATAGTTGCCACAAATGATTCAGTATCAGGAGTCTATAGTGAAGAAGGGGTTAACCCATACGAACTAGAAAAATACAAAAAAGAGACTGGTTCAGTTAAAAACTATCCTGGAACAGAAAATGTTACTAATAGTGAATTACTTACTTTAGAATGTGATATATTGATACCTGCTGCTTTAGAAAACCAGTTAACACAAGCTAATGCTAGTGATATAAAAGCTAAAATCATAGCAGAGGCTGCTAACGGTCCGACTACTCCTGAAGCAGATAAAATTTTATTTGAAAAAGGTGTCATAACTTTACCAGATATTCTAGCCAACGCAGGTGGTGTTACTGTAAGTTACTTTGAATGGGTACAAAACTTACAGAACTTTTACTGGACTGAAGATGAAGTAAATAATAGAATGGAAGAGATGATGGTGGATGCATTTAAATCGTGTTATAAGACTAGAGAAAGCTATGATGTACACATGAGAACCGCAGCTTATTTACTTGCCGTTCAGCGCCTTGCTGATGCTATGAAAACTAGAGGTTGGTTAAACTAA
- a CDS encoding 2-oxoacid:acceptor oxidoreductase family protein: MKRWELRLSGSGGQGLILAGIILASAATKEGKNVIQTQSYGPEARGGASKSEVIISDEEIDYPEVTTPNFLLTLTEEAFNKYTTDISEECKVLVDSQLEIDKACGELHQIPFLKTAETEIGKKIVANMVALGATVYFTQAVSKSTTKEAISNYVPKGTEELNWKAFERGYELAEEYGD; this comes from the coding sequence ATGAAAAGGTGGGAATTAAGATTAAGTGGTTCTGGTGGCCAAGGTTTGATATTAGCTGGAATTATCTTAGCTTCTGCTGCTACGAAAGAAGGTAAAAACGTTATTCAGACTCAAAGTTACGGCCCTGAAGCTAGAGGTGGAGCAAGTAAGTCAGAAGTTATTATTAGTGATGAAGAAATTGATTATCCTGAAGTAACAACTCCAAATTTTTTACTTACTTTAACTGAAGAGGCTTTTAACAAATATACAACTGATATATCTGAAGAATGTAAAGTCTTGGTTGATAGTCAACTAGAGATTGATAAAGCATGTGGTGAATTGCACCAAATACCATTTTTAAAAACAGCTGAAACGGAAATCGGAAAAAAGATAGTAGCAAATATGGTGGCTTTAGGAGCTACAGTATACTTTACACAAGCAGTTTCTAAGTCCACAACAAAAGAAGCAATATCAAATTATGTACCAAAAGGTACCGAAGAACTGAATTGGAAGGCATTTGAGAGGGGGTATGAGTTAGCTGAAGAATACGGGGATTAG
- a CDS encoding 2-oxoacid:ferredoxin oxidoreductase subunit beta has protein sequence MSAHLRKYLRLDKIPHIWCPGCGHGIILNSLIRGIDQAGLDQEKTVVVSGIGCSSRAPGYLNFNTLHTTHGRALAYATGVKHANPDLNVIVLTGDGDSTAIGGNHLIHAARRNIGITTIVFNNNIYGMTSGQYSPMTPTDAYATTSPYGNVETSFDLCGLVKSAGATYVGRGATYQTKQLTQVITDSLKHKGFSFVEALSQCPTYYGRRNQLKTAIDMLNWQKENTVSVRAYDKLPEEKKARKIVLGELWKDESRPEYTEKYQQMLDTVREKELRS, from the coding sequence ATGAGCGCCCATTTAAGAAAATACTTACGTTTAGATAAAATTCCTCATATATGGTGTCCGGGTTGTGGCCATGGTATTATACTTAATAGTCTTATAAGAGGTATTGATCAAGCAGGTTTAGATCAAGAAAAAACAGTAGTAGTATCTGGTATTGGTTGCTCTTCTAGAGCTCCTGGTTATCTGAATTTTAATACTCTTCACACAACCCATGGTAGAGCTTTAGCTTATGCTACAGGAGTAAAACATGCAAATCCAGACCTTAACGTTATTGTTTTAACAGGGGATGGAGATAGTACTGCAATTGGAGGTAATCACCTGATTCATGCGGCTAGAAGAAATATTGGGATTACTACTATTGTATTTAATAATAATATTTATGGAATGACTAGTGGTCAGTATTCTCCAATGACACCAACTGATGCCTACGCAACTACTTCTCCTTATGGAAATGTTGAAACTTCATTTGACTTGTGTGGACTTGTTAAATCTGCAGGTGCTACTTATGTAGGTAGAGGCGCTACTTATCAGACTAAACAACTAACACAAGTAATTACCGATTCCCTAAAACATAAAGGTTTTTCATTTGTAGAAGCTTTAAGCCAATGTCCTACTTATTATGGTAGAAGAAATCAATTAAAGACTGCTATTGATATGTTAAATTGGCAGAAAGAAAATACCGTTAGTGTTAGGGCCTATGACAAGTTACCTGAAGAGAAAAAAGCAAGAAAAATTGTTTTAGGAGAATTATGGAAAGATGAGTCAAGACCAGAGTATACGGAAAAGTACCAACAGATGCTTGATACTGTTAGGGAAAAGGAGTTGAGATCATGA